From Terriglobia bacterium, one genomic window encodes:
- a CDS encoding nucleotidyltransferase domain-containing protein, whose protein sequence is MISEEMIAKVVAALVEGARPTKVILFGSYARGNARDDSDLDLLIVEPTVVSKRDEMVRLRRLLRPFRVPVDVIVISEEEFNDWSSLVGTALYWANTEGKLLHEASR, encoded by the coding sequence ATGATTTCCGAAGAAATGATCGCCAAAGTCGTTGCTGCTCTCGTAGAAGGCGCGAGGCCGACGAAAGTCATTCTATTCGGATCTTATGCCAGGGGTAATGCTCGCGATGATTCCGACCTCGATCTTTTGATCGTGGAGCCGACCGTCGTGAGCAAGCGTGACGAAATGGTACGTCTTCGACGCCTGCTTCGCCCTTTCCGCGTGCCGGTCGATGTCATCGTGATCTCAGAAGAGGAATTCAACGACTGGTCGTCCTTAGTTGGAACAGCTCTGTATTGGGCCAACACCGAAGGGAAACTTTTGCATGAAGCATCCCGTTGA
- a CDS encoding fibronectin type III domain-containing protein: protein MKTIPIPIKAKVGYTGKKGEQILARLNAVLGGTYADLLDYPNPPVDQATFKSNTEIFTADLAAALDGGAKAIAARDAQETVVVKMLHDVGHYVEGACKGDMTTFLKSGFEPVSQGRTPLQPLTLFIRSIKPGINAGQFLVVLMALLGASYYELRWAPMSAGIPGQWTTIPVTKVRPPISVTGLTPGLTYAFRSVV from the coding sequence ATGAAAACGATACCGATTCCAATCAAGGCGAAGGTCGGTTACACCGGCAAGAAGGGTGAACAGATCCTCGCGCGTCTGAATGCTGTTCTCGGAGGTACCTATGCCGATCTGCTGGATTATCCGAATCCGCCGGTCGACCAGGCGACTTTCAAATCCAACACGGAGATCTTCACGGCCGATCTCGCGGCCGCGCTGGACGGAGGTGCAAAAGCCATCGCCGCGCGTGATGCTCAAGAGACAGTGGTTGTGAAGATGTTGCATGATGTTGGCCACTACGTGGAGGGAGCCTGCAAGGGAGATATGACAACGTTCTTGAAAAGCGGGTTCGAGCCCGTATCTCAGGGCCGGACGCCTTTGCAGCCGCTTACGCTGTTCATCCGTTCCATCAAGCCGGGCATCAATGCCGGTCAGTTCCTGGTGGTGCTCATGGCGCTCCTCGGCGCCTCGTACTATGAGTTGCGCTGGGCGCCGATGAGCGCGGGAATCCCAGGACAGTGGACGACGATTCCGGTTACGAAGGTCCGTCCCCCGATATCCGTGACGGGTCTAACGCCCGGTTTGACGTACGCGTTCAGGTCCGTTGTTTGA